The proteins below come from a single Sphingomonas carotinifaciens genomic window:
- a CDS encoding glycoside hydrolase family 3 protein, whose product MRAKFKALVGVAGMTACAIGAPIAAQQAAAPNASAVANPANWPQLPMKLKRDPKVEARVEAMLAKMSVEDKVGQLIQVDIASIKPADLETYKFGSILNGGNSAPNNDELAPAPEWLKLFDAFYDASMKRSDGRPKVPVIWGTDAVHGANNIVGATLFPHNIGLGAMRNPDLVRKIGAATAAETAATGIDWSFAPTVAVVQDDRWGRTYESYSEEPEVVAAYAGAMVEGIQGTIGRDFMKPGHVISSVKHFLGDGGTGGRDQGDTRVSEAVLRDVHGAGYMTSLPAGALTVMPSFSSWNGEKMTGNKSMLTGVLKDRWGFQGFTVGDWNAHGQVPGCTNEDCAAAINAGLDMFMYSGPGWKQLYANTLREAKDGTIPRARLDDAVRRILRVKVIAGTFDAGRPSARPLSGKFNLLGAPEHRAIARQAVRESLVLLKNNGGVLPLKPSANILVAGAAADDIGQASGGWSITWQGTDVSNKDFPNGQSIWSGIDQAVRAGGGKATLSRDGSFTAKPDAAIVVFGEKPYAEFAGDRATLEYSPEDKSDLALLKKLKAAGVPVVAVFLSGRPMWVNPELNAADAFVAAFLPGTEGGGVADVLVAGKDGRPAHDFKGKLSFSWPKRVDQYVLNRRDANYDPLFPFGYGLTYAAGATVPVLDETKPDVAAGDASQFFGRGRAAPGVMLEAGGALTSARVDRRAQEDSLRFVFKGGGDGRVALAAGTPRDLSREANGQLSLVVEYRVTAKPQGPVMLAMENNGKSAAVPITAALNGAGSDWATLAVPLSCFASKGVDMTKVARPLVLTSASALGIDISDVRLAMAQGPMACPSK is encoded by the coding sequence ATGCGCGCGAAGTTCAAGGCTTTGGTGGGCGTGGCCGGGATGACGGCCTGCGCGATCGGTGCGCCCATCGCGGCGCAGCAGGCAGCGGCACCCAATGCCTCGGCGGTGGCCAATCCGGCCAACTGGCCGCAATTGCCGATGAAATTGAAGCGCGATCCCAAGGTGGAAGCGCGCGTCGAGGCGATGCTGGCCAAGATGTCGGTCGAGGACAAGGTCGGCCAGCTGATCCAGGTCGACATCGCCAGCATCAAGCCGGCCGATCTGGAAACCTACAAGTTCGGGTCGATCCTGAACGGCGGCAACTCCGCGCCGAACAACGACGAACTGGCGCCCGCCCCGGAATGGCTGAAGCTGTTCGACGCCTTTTACGATGCGTCGATGAAGCGCAGCGACGGTCGCCCGAAGGTGCCGGTGATCTGGGGCACGGACGCGGTGCACGGCGCGAACAACATCGTCGGCGCGACGCTGTTCCCGCACAATATCGGCCTGGGCGCGATGCGGAACCCCGATCTGGTCCGCAAGATCGGCGCGGCGACCGCCGCCGAGACCGCGGCGACCGGCATCGACTGGAGCTTCGCGCCGACGGTCGCGGTGGTGCAGGACGACCGCTGGGGCCGCACCTATGAGAGCTATTCGGAAGAGCCCGAGGTCGTCGCCGCCTATGCCGGCGCGATGGTGGAGGGCATCCAGGGCACGATCGGCCGCGATTTCATGAAGCCGGGCCATGTCATCTCCTCGGTGAAGCACTTCCTGGGCGATGGCGGCACCGGCGGGCGCGATCAGGGCGACACCCGCGTGTCGGAGGCGGTGCTGCGCGACGTGCACGGCGCGGGCTACATGACCTCGCTGCCCGCCGGCGCGCTGACCGTGATGCCCAGCTTCTCGAGCTGGAACGGCGAAAAGATGACCGGCAACAAGAGCATGCTGACCGGCGTGCTGAAGGACCGCTGGGGCTTCCAGGGCTTCACGGTCGGCGACTGGAACGCGCATGGCCAGGTGCCGGGCTGCACCAACGAGGACTGCGCGGCGGCGATCAACGCGGGCCTCGACATGTTCATGTATTCGGGCCCGGGCTGGAAGCAGCTTTACGCCAACACGTTGCGCGAGGCGAAGGACGGCACCATCCCGCGCGCACGTCTGGACGACGCCGTGCGCCGTATCCTGCGCGTCAAGGTGATCGCCGGCACGTTCGACGCGGGCCGCCCGTCGGCACGGCCGCTGTCCGGCAAGTTCAACCTGCTGGGCGCGCCGGAGCACCGCGCGATCGCCAGGCAGGCGGTGCGCGAATCGCTGGTGCTGCTCAAGAACAACGGCGGCGTCCTGCCGCTGAAGCCGAGCGCCAACATCCTGGTCGCCGGCGCCGCGGCCGATGACATCGGCCAGGCCTCCGGCGGCTGGTCGATCACCTGGCAGGGCACCGACGTGTCCAACAAGGATTTCCCCAACGGCCAGTCGATCTGGTCGGGGATCGACCAGGCGGTGCGCGCAGGCGGCGGCAAGGCGACCCTGTCGCGCGACGGCAGCTTCACCGCCAAGCCCGATGCGGCGATCGTGGTGTTCGGCGAAAAGCCCTATGCCGAATTCGCCGGCGACCGTGCGACGCTGGAATACAGCCCCGAGGACAAGTCGGATCTGGCGCTGCTCAAGAAGCTGAAGGCGGCGGGCGTGCCCGTGGTCGCGGTGTTCCTGTCGGGCCGGCCGATGTGGGTGAACCCGGAGCTGAACGCGGCCGATGCGTTCGTCGCGGCGTTCCTGCCGGGCACCGAGGGCGGCGGCGTCGCCGACGTGCTGGTGGCAGGCAAGGACGGCCGGCCGGCGCACGACTTCAAGGGCAAGCTGTCCTTCTCCTGGCCCAAGCGCGTCGACCAGTATGTGCTGAACCGGCGCGACGCCAATTACGACCCGCTGTTCCCGTTCGGCTATGGCCTGACCTATGCGGCGGGCGCCACCGTGCCGGTGCTGGACGAGACCAAGCCCGACGTGGCGGCGGGCGATGCCAGCCAGTTCTTCGGGCGCGGTCGCGCGGCGCCGGGCGTGATGCTGGAGGCCGGCGGCGCGCTGACCAGCGCGCGGGTCGACCGCCGGGCGCAGGAGGATTCGCTGCGCTTCGTGTTCAAGGGCGGCGGCGATGGCCGGGTGGCGCTGGCCGCGGGTACGCCGCGCGACCTGAGCCGTGAGGCCAATGGGCAGTTGAGCCTGGTGGTCGAATACCGCGTCACCGCCAAGCCGCAGGGCCCGGTGATGCTGGCGATGGAGAATAACGGCAAGTCGGCCGCCGTGCCGATCACCGCCGCGCTGAACGGTGCGGGCAGCGACTGGGCGACGCTGGCGGTACCGTTGTCCTGCTTTGCGTCGAAGGGCGTCGACATGACCAAGGTGGCGCGCCCCCTCGTGCTGACCAGCGCCTCGGCGCTGGGGATCGACATC